ATTGGGTCGCATTCGCTTCAGGGAATGGACTTGCACCAGTTGGTCGGGACTCATGATTTTTCAGCAACAATTCATTGTTTTGTTCAGTCAAGAGAAGACATGCAATAAGttcagaatattttttaaatccctTCTCTCGATATTGCTGCTGCAGGAGCATGTTAGAGAcatgaaaagtagaaaatatttTCTCTAACATATCTTTATCAGTGACTTTTTTGCCACATAATGATAATTGAGAAGTGATTCTGAACATGGCTGAATTATATTCGTTGACAGATTTAAAATCTTGCAGCCGTAAATGAAGCCAATCATATCGGGCTTTTGGAAGAACGACCAACTTCAGGTGGTCGAATCTTTCTTTCAAATCTCGCCAAAGGACAAGAGGATCTTTAACAGTAAGATACTCTGATTTTAATCCTTCATCTAAATGATGACGAAGAAAAATCATAGCTTTGGCACGGTCTTGGTTTGAGGATTCATTTTTTTCCACAATAGTATTACCAAGACCCATTGCCTCAAGATGGATTTCAACATCCAATACCcatgataaataattttttccagaaatatcAAGAGGTACAAACTGTTGTTTTGTAAGATTAGctataagaaattgaaataaatttttgagttaGAAATTTACCTTAGAATTTTCTTGAGCAGAATTTCGATAAAATCTAGTGCTTCACCTTTGTTCAATGTAGAGCCTCCGTTTTCACCTTTTACTCAAAAGTAGAGCTTTCGTGCTGATA
This portion of the Coffea eugenioides isolate CCC68of chromosome 11, Ceug_1.0, whole genome shotgun sequence genome encodes:
- the LOC113752198 gene encoding uncharacterized protein LOC113752198; translation: MGLGNTIVEKNESSNQDRAKAMIFLRHHLDEGLKSEYLTVKDPLVLWRDLKERFDHLKLVVLPKARYDWLHLRLQDFKSVNEYNSAMFRITSQLSLCGKKVTDKDMLEKIFSTFHVSNMLLQQQYREKGFKKYSELIACLLLTEQNNELLLKNHESRPTGASPFPEANATQFQNSSRRRGRGRRGGCGGGRGRGRDRGRGRDRSKFVSRENFNRGKQQNVFQKRENNYDQKNGEKKVYEEKCYRCGMEDHWSRTCRTAEHHVDLYQTSLKKKDKGVETNFIDQKNDYDDGDDADMTHLDVADFFEHPEDVNKYPMII